A region of Granulibacter bethesdensis DNA encodes the following proteins:
- a CDS encoding urease accessory protein UreD encodes MLLPMPEPDEAPVAALVNIAGGLAGGDRLSFAMTLDTQARATLCTAAAEKVYRSLGPDTDISNTLTVGPEAALEWLPQETILFNGARLRRRMNISLAADARLLATETIIFGRTAHQEIFLSGHFSDHWRLWRDGRLLWADSFRLPDQPARVLDHPFGLNHHPAMATVVLAVPDAAAYRDLLREKWQDDTGKGATVTRPGLLLGRLIGSATAVRQGVEEAITILRATAMHGPTRLPRLWLS; translated from the coding sequence GTGCTGCTGCCCATGCCGGAACCGGATGAAGCGCCGGTCGCAGCGCTGGTAAACATCGCCGGAGGGCTGGCCGGAGGCGACCGGCTGTCTTTCGCCATGACCCTGGATACGCAGGCCCGCGCCACGCTCTGCACGGCAGCGGCTGAGAAAGTCTACCGCTCGCTCGGCCCGGATACCGACATCAGCAACACCCTGACTGTCGGACCGGAAGCAGCGCTGGAGTGGCTGCCGCAGGAGACCATCCTGTTCAACGGGGCCAGACTGCGCCGCCGGATGAATATCTCGCTGGCCGCCGATGCCCGATTATTGGCCACCGAAACCATCATTTTCGGGCGGACCGCGCATCAGGAAATATTTCTGAGCGGCCATTTTTCCGATCACTGGCGGCTATGGCGTGATGGCAGACTGCTCTGGGCAGACAGTTTCCGTCTTCCGGACCAGCCTGCACGGGTGCTGGACCACCCATTCGGTCTGAACCATCATCCGGCTATGGCCACAGTCGTGCTGGCAGTCCCTGATGCCGCCGCCTATCGGGATCTGTTGCGTGAAAAATGGCAGGACGATACCGGCAAGGGCGCCACTGTTACGCGTCCCGGCCTTCTGCTGGGCCGTCTGATCGGCTCTGCCACAGCCGTCAGACAGGGGGTGGAAGAAGCAATCACCATCCTGCGCGCCACCGCGATGCATGGCCCGACGCGGCTGCCCCGCCTCTGGCTGAGCTGA
- a CDS encoding urease subunit gamma, protein MHLTPREKDKLLIAMAAQVARRRLERGVKLNHPEAIALITDFVVEGARDGRSVAEMMRDGATILTREQVMEGVAEMIHDVQVEATFPDGTKLVTVHNPIR, encoded by the coding sequence ATGCATCTGACTCCCCGCGAAAAAGACAAGCTGCTGATCGCCATGGCAGCGCAGGTTGCCAGGCGTCGTCTGGAACGCGGCGTGAAGCTGAACCACCCCGAAGCCATCGCCCTGATCACCGATTTCGTCGTGGAAGGCGCACGCGATGGCCGCAGCGTGGCGGAAATGATGCGCGATGGCGCCACCATCCTGACCCGCGAACAGGTGATGGAAGGTGTGGCGGAGATGATTCACGACGTGCAGGTGGAAGCAACCTTCCCTGACGGCACAAAACTGGTCACCGTTCACAATCCCATCCGTTGA
- a CDS encoding urease subunit beta, giving the protein MIPGEVFSAPGEIVLNDGLPVTKLVVANTGDRPVQVGSHYHFAEANPLLHFDREAARGQRLDIPAGTAIRFEPGQSREVPLIPYRGARIVHGFRNETGGAL; this is encoded by the coding sequence ATGATCCCAGGTGAAGTTTTTTCAGCCCCCGGCGAGATCGTTCTGAATGATGGTCTGCCCGTGACGAAACTGGTCGTCGCCAATACCGGCGACCGTCCGGTTCAGGTCGGCAGCCATTATCATTTCGCCGAAGCCAATCCGTTGTTGCATTTCGACCGGGAAGCGGCGCGTGGACAGAGGCTGGATATTCCCGCCGGGACCGCGATCCGCTTCGAACCGGGGCAAAGCCGGGAGGTTCCCCTGATCCCCTATCGCGGGGCCCGAATCGTGCATGGTTTCCGGAACGAAACCGGAGGAGCACTCTGA
- the ureC gene encoding urease subunit alpha: MARLSRAAYAGMYGPTTGDRLRLADTDLIIEVERDLTTYGEEVKFGGGKVIRDGMGQSQMTNAAGAMDTVITNALIVDHWGIVKADIGLKAGRIAAIGKAGNPDTQPGVDIVIGPGTEIIAGEGRILTAGGIDVHIHFICPQQIEEALSAGMTTLFGGGTGPAHGTLATTVTPGPFHLHRMLKAAEGFPINLGFLGKGNAALPAALEEQILAGAAGLKLHEDWGSTPAAIDNCLSVADALDVQVALHSDTLNEAGFVESTIAALRGRTIQAFHTEGAGGGHAPDILRLVGEANVLPSSTNPTMPYTVNTADEHLDMLMVCHHLDSRIPEDVAFAESRIRRETIAAEDILHDLGAISIISSDSQAMGRVGEVIIRTWQTAHKMKQQRGSLPGETGDNDNLRVRRYIAKYTINPALAQGIADHVGSVAVGRFADLVLWSPAFFGVKPDMVLKNGTIVMAPMGDPNASIPTPQPVHYRPMFGAYGAALPECGLIFVSGVSLAHGLAERLQSRRALLPVKNTRSGLSKRDMVLNDYCPHIEIDPETYEVRADGELLICEPAEILPMAQRYFLF, from the coding sequence ATGGCCCGCCTGTCCCGCGCCGCCTATGCCGGCATGTATGGCCCCACCACCGGGGACCGCCTGCGTCTGGCTGATACCGATCTGATCATCGAGGTCGAGCGCGACCTGACCACCTATGGCGAGGAGGTCAAATTCGGCGGTGGCAAAGTAATCCGTGACGGCATGGGCCAGTCGCAGATGACCAACGCCGCCGGTGCGATGGATACGGTCATCACCAATGCCCTGATCGTCGATCACTGGGGTATCGTGAAGGCGGATATCGGGCTGAAAGCAGGCCGCATCGCCGCCATTGGCAAAGCCGGCAATCCCGACACCCAGCCCGGCGTGGATATCGTGATTGGCCCCGGCACGGAGATCATCGCCGGAGAGGGACGCATTCTCACTGCGGGCGGGATCGACGTGCATATCCATTTCATCTGCCCGCAGCAGATCGAGGAAGCGCTGTCCGCAGGCATGACCACCCTGTTCGGCGGCGGCACGGGTCCGGCCCATGGCACGCTGGCCACCACCGTAACGCCCGGCCCCTTTCATCTGCACCGGATGCTGAAGGCCGCGGAAGGATTTCCGATCAATCTCGGTTTTCTCGGCAAGGGGAATGCCGCCCTCCCCGCCGCACTGGAAGAGCAGATCCTGGCAGGCGCCGCAGGGCTGAAACTGCATGAAGATTGGGGCTCCACGCCTGCCGCAATCGATAACTGCCTGTCTGTCGCCGATGCGCTGGATGTTCAGGTTGCATTGCACTCGGATACGCTGAACGAGGCAGGCTTCGTGGAAAGCACCATCGCCGCGCTGCGGGGGCGCACCATTCAGGCCTTCCACACGGAAGGCGCAGGTGGTGGCCACGCACCGGATATTCTGCGGTTGGTGGGGGAAGCCAATGTGCTGCCCAGCTCCACCAACCCCACCATGCCCTATACGGTGAACACAGCCGACGAGCATCTGGATATGCTGATGGTCTGCCACCATCTGGATTCACGCATTCCCGAGGACGTCGCCTTCGCGGAAAGCCGCATCCGGCGTGAAACCATCGCCGCCGAGGATATTCTGCACGATCTGGGGGCCATTTCGATCATCAGCTCCGACAGTCAGGCAATGGGGCGGGTAGGAGAAGTCATCATCCGCACCTGGCAGACCGCGCATAAGATGAAGCAGCAACGCGGCAGCCTGCCCGGTGAGACAGGCGATAACGACAATCTGCGGGTGCGGCGCTATATTGCGAAATACACCATCAATCCCGCGCTTGCGCAGGGGATCGCCGATCATGTCGGCAGCGTGGCGGTGGGCCGGTTTGCCGATCTTGTACTGTGGTCTCCGGCATTTTTCGGCGTCAAACCCGATATGGTGCTGAAGAATGGCACCATCGTGATGGCCCCGATGGGCGATCCCAACGCCTCCATCCCCACACCGCAGCCGGTACATTACCGGCCTATGTTCGGCGCTTACGGAGCAGCTCTGCCGGAATGCGGCCTGATTTTCGTCTCCGGGGTTTCTCTTGCACACGGTCTGGCGGAGCGCCTGCAAAGCCGCCGCGCCCTGCTGCCGGTGAAGAACACCCGGTCCGGCCTGTCGAAACGGGATATGGTGCTGAATGATTACTGTCCGCATATCGAAATCGACCCGGAAACCTATGAAGTCAGGGCCGACGGTGAACTGCTGATCTGTGAACCAGCGGAAATATTACCGATGGCGCAACGGTATTTTCTGTTCTGA
- a CDS encoding urease accessory protein UreE codes for MTEIVPVARHIRRSGEWNASHADDSVRLDYDDRHRRRRVYTTEQGRRILLDLTEATVLRDGDAMQAEDGTLIAVRAAPEPLIEITAHGTGELARLAWHLGNRHLPAQISENRILIRDDHVIVAMLRGLGAHVRSVTMPFDPEGGAYGEHNRHHAHTHGHPHAHTHSHDHGNDHTHTHD; via the coding sequence ATGACTGAAATCGTGCCTGTCGCCCGTCACATCCGCCGCAGCGGCGAATGGAATGCCTCCCACGCCGATGACAGCGTGAGACTGGATTATGATGACCGGCATCGCCGCCGCAGGGTCTACACCACCGAACAAGGACGCCGGATTCTGCTCGATCTGACCGAAGCAACCGTCCTGCGGGATGGTGACGCCATGCAGGCCGAAGATGGCACATTGATCGCCGTGAGGGCCGCACCGGAACCTCTGATCGAGATTACCGCGCATGGTACAGGCGAACTGGCGCGGCTGGCCTGGCATCTGGGCAACCGCCATCTTCCAGCACAGATCAGCGAGAACCGGATTCTGATCCGTGATGATCATGTGATTGTCGCCATGCTGCGTGGACTGGGTGCGCATGTGCGTTCCGTGACCATGCCGTTCGATCCTGAAGGCGGCGCCTATGGCGAGCATAACCGGCATCACGCGCATACCCATGGTCATCCACATGCGCATACGCATTCACACGATCATGGGAACGATCATACCCACACGCATGACTGA
- a CDS encoding urease accessory protein UreF — protein sequence MTDDSASLPSTGDAALYRLLSWLSPAYPVGAYTYSHGLETAVEDGLVRHRQSLADYVATVLHDGAGAIDGPLLAAAWRAAQAEDHAQLDELAALGAAWRSSAETALETSAQGRAFCDVTQAAWPDPSFAAFCARHEDSIVHPVAFGVASCWQEIPLRAALFGYLSAFAANLVSAGVRLIPLGQTDGQRAQAALLDDLQRATDYGLNTSLEDAGSATLMLDLFSIRHETQYTRLFRS from the coding sequence ATGACTGACGATTCTGCCTCTCTCCCTTCCACTGGCGATGCCGCGCTGTACCGGCTGCTGAGCTGGCTGTCTCCGGCCTATCCGGTCGGGGCCTATACTTACAGCCACGGGCTTGAAACCGCAGTGGAGGATGGTCTGGTGCGTCATCGGCAGAGCCTGGCCGATTATGTCGCCACCGTGCTGCATGACGGAGCGGGAGCAATTGACGGTCCGTTACTCGCCGCTGCATGGCGGGCAGCACAGGCAGAAGATCATGCACAGCTTGATGAACTGGCTGCGCTGGGGGCTGCATGGCGCAGCAGTGCGGAAACCGCTCTGGAAACTTCTGCACAGGGGCGGGCTTTTTGTGATGTCACGCAGGCGGCATGGCCTGATCCAAGCTTTGCCGCTTTCTGCGCCCGTCATGAGGACAGCATCGTCCATCCCGTCGCCTTCGGAGTTGCCAGTTGCTGGCAGGAGATTCCGCTGCGGGCTGCTTTGTTCGGGTATCTGTCTGCTTTTGCCGCCAATCTGGTCTCTGCCGGTGTCAGGTTGATTCCGCTGGGCCAGACGGACGGTCAGCGGGCACAGGCCGCACTGCTGGATGATCTTCAGCGCGCCACCGATTACGGGCTGAACACCTCACTGGAAGACGCAGGCTCGGCCACCCTGATGCTCGATCTGTTCTCTATCCGTCACGAAACGCAATATACGAGGCTGTTCCGATCATGA
- the ureG gene encoding urease accessory protein UreG, with the protein MTAPSSSDRSTHGPFRVGIGGPVGSGKTALTDRLCKTLRDSYNIAVITNDIYTREDAEFLTRSGALAPERIVGVETGGCPHTAIREDASINLAAVRDLSQRFPGLDILFIESGGDNLAATFSPELADLTLYVIDVSAGDKIPRKGGPGITRSDLLVINKIDLAPLVGADLGVMDRDAHKMRGTRPFLFTNLKDQQGVQEIADFILQSGGFVTPDTI; encoded by the coding sequence ATGACCGCCCCCTCTTCTTCCGACCGCTCCACGCATGGCCCGTTCCGGGTGGGGATCGGCGGCCCGGTTGGCTCCGGTAAAACCGCGCTGACAGACCGTCTTTGCAAAACCCTTCGTGATTCCTACAACATCGCCGTCATCACCAATGACATCTATACGCGGGAAGATGCGGAATTCCTGACGCGCTCCGGCGCGCTGGCCCCTGAACGAATCGTGGGCGTGGAAACAGGCGGCTGCCCGCATACTGCCATTCGCGAGGATGCTTCCATCAACCTCGCCGCCGTGCGTGATCTGAGCCAGCGTTTCCCCGGCCTCGATATCCTGTTCATCGAGAGCGGCGGCGATAATCTGGCAGCCACTTTCTCACCGGAACTGGCTGATCTTACGCTGTATGTCATCGACGTCTCGGCCGGTGATAAAATCCCCCGCAAAGGCGGCCCCGGCATTACGCGATCCGATCTGCTGGTCATCAACAAGATTGATCTCGCCCCTCTGGTGGGGGCCGATCTGGGTGTGATGGACCGCGATGCCCACAAGATGCGCGGGACACGCCCGTTTCTGTTCACCAATCTGAAAGATCAGCAGGGTGTGCAGGAAATCGCTGATTTCATCCTGCAAAGTGGTGGGTTTGTCACTCCGGATACCATCTGA
- a CDS encoding GyrI-like domain-containing protein produces the protein MKVPLQHYHTRMQRVLDYIDHHLDDELSVERLSNVAAFSKYHFHRQFTALFGLSVHDYIQLTRLKRASFRLAYRNAERITNIALDAGYDAPDAFARAFRKQFRQSPSAFRAYPDWQQLLETFEPLDQARSRRIQPRFTTADITIRETDPIPVAIMTHRGDPAMIGATIQRFIAWRKTTGLTPRISPTFNIFHSDPHTTSPEEYRLDLCVGTARRREANGEKLEQGIIPGGRCAVLRATGHSDNLEQAAAYLYRV, from the coding sequence ATGAAGGTACCGCTTCAACATTATCATACACGCATGCAGAGGGTGCTCGATTACATTGACCACCATCTCGATGATGAGCTGAGCGTCGAGAGACTGAGCAATGTGGCGGCTTTTTCGAAATATCATTTTCACCGGCAATTCACGGCGCTGTTTGGCCTGTCCGTTCACGACTATATTCAGCTCACTCGCTTGAAGCGGGCTTCTTTCCGACTGGCCTATCGCAATGCCGAGCGGATTACCAATATTGCGCTGGATGCCGGGTACGATGCACCGGATGCTTTCGCCCGAGCCTTCCGGAAACAGTTCCGACAATCCCCTTCCGCATTCAGGGCATATCCGGACTGGCAACAATTGCTGGAAACATTTGAACCACTCGACCAGGCCAGAAGCAGACGTATACAGCCACGCTTCACAACAGCGGATATCACCATCCGCGAAACGGACCCCATACCGGTTGCTATCATGACGCATCGCGGCGATCCGGCGATGATTGGCGCAACGATTCAACGCTTCATCGCATGGCGCAAGACAACGGGGCTGACACCAAGAATCAGCCCGACCTTCAACATCTTTCACTCCGATCCACACACAACATCACCAGAGGAATACCGGCTTGATCTGTGCGTTGGCACAGCCAGAAGACGTGAAGCAAACGGCGAAAAGCTTGAGCAGGGCATTATCCCCGGTGGACGCTGCGCCGTCCTGCGTGCCACGGGGCATAGCGACAATCTGGAACAGGCTGCCGCTTATCTTTACCGTGTATAG
- a CDS encoding DNA recombination protein RmuC, protein MTLDMLALALSALTLLAVLWLVLSLPSRLAAMVEQSDARGRDETEAMRRHLLDMERALSAALRDANTEAMGRIFSEVGTATGALRQDVTGSLGALRDAQGRAIGDLHTALREGLDRLRESNETRLAEIRTAVNEQLHAAVEKQMTESFARVIDQFAAVQKAMGDVQAVTAQIGDIKRLFSNVKTRGGWGEAQVRAMLDDVLPPGSYETNKRLRDDSDEVVEFAVIMPMKGDRPVYLPIDAKFPVEDYERLLAASEAGDVEAERMAVAGLTRRIRDEARKIATKYVLPPRTVEFAVLYVPTDALYAEIARVPGLIDEVGRLHRVLVLGPSVFPALLRTIHLGHVTLALEQKADQIRTLLGATKTEMERMDKVLERLAKQAGTFSNTIESARVRTRAVARTLRSVEGREPEEAENLLATRGDGAEEAEGELF, encoded by the coding sequence ATGACATTGGATATGCTGGCATTGGCTTTATCCGCTCTGACCCTGCTGGCGGTTCTGTGGCTTGTGCTGTCGCTGCCTTCCCGTCTGGCGGCGATGGTGGAGCAGTCCGATGCGCGGGGTCGTGATGAGACGGAAGCGATGCGTCGGCATTTGCTGGATATGGAACGTGCGCTGTCGGCGGCATTGCGCGATGCGAACACGGAAGCCATGGGCCGTATTTTCTCGGAGGTTGGTACGGCAACCGGGGCGCTGCGCCAGGATGTCACCGGTTCTCTGGGGGCATTGCGGGATGCGCAGGGCCGTGCCATCGGGGATCTGCATACCGCCCTGCGGGAAGGTCTGGACCGGCTCCGTGAAAGCAACGAGACCAGACTGGCGGAAATCCGCACGGCGGTGAACGAGCAGCTTCACGCCGCAGTTGAAAAGCAGATGACCGAGAGTTTTGCCCGCGTTATCGACCAGTTCGCAGCGGTTCAGAAGGCAATGGGCGATGTGCAGGCTGTTACGGCCCAGATCGGCGACATCAAGCGCCTGTTCAGCAATGTGAAGACCCGTGGCGGCTGGGGGGAGGCACAGGTGCGCGCCATGCTGGACGATGTTCTTCCGCCGGGCAGTTATGAAACCAATAAACGCCTGCGTGATGACAGTGATGAGGTGGTGGAATTCGCCGTCATCATGCCGATGAAAGGGGATCGACCGGTTTACCTGCCGATTGATGCCAAATTCCCGGTGGAGGATTACGAACGTCTGCTTGCTGCCTCGGAAGCGGGAGATGTGGAGGCGGAGCGGATGGCAGTGGCCGGTCTGACCCGTCGCATCAGGGATGAGGCGCGCAAGATCGCGACGAAATATGTGCTGCCGCCGCGTACGGTGGAATTTGCTGTACTGTATGTGCCGACTGATGCGCTCTATGCGGAAATAGCCCGTGTTCCCGGCCTGATTGACGAGGTAGGGCGTCTGCACCGCGTGTTGGTGCTTGGGCCGAGCGTGTTTCCGGCTTTGTTGCGCACCATTCATCTTGGCCATGTCACGCTGGCGCTGGAACAGAAGGCCGATCAGATCAGAACACTGCTGGGTGCGACCAAAACCGAGATGGAGCGCATGGATAAGGTGCTGGAGCGTCTGGCCAAACAGGCTGGTACCTTCAGCAACACGATCGAAAGTGCCCGTGTCCGCACCCGCGCTGTTGCCCGCACCCTGCGCAGTGTCGAGGGACGGGAGCCGGAAGAGGCCGAAAATCTGCTCGCCACCCGGGGGGACGGAGCGGAAGAGGCGGAGGGAGAACTGTTTTAA
- a CDS encoding MFS transporter — protein MSQDSHSLQSSTSAGQPPPSSDSSAAAPAFIQWVLSVCVACTVGAIYYNQPMLGAISKQFPDHPVAIGMIPTATQLGYALGLLLLVPLGDMLPRRRLILIQTVAAALTLIFAGLVQSAAGLAAVSVLVGVGASVTQQIVPLAAALAAPSRRGAAVGMVMSGLFCGTLLSRTLSGWITDMFGWHAAFEGGAVLDLLAALALAITLPSLPPVTRTRYGALLLSLGTLWKQEPVLRRSAFIQIGQFAAFSIFWSILALRLEQPPFELGAGAAGLFGVLGIAGILIAPVAGRLADRRGPELMIGVGLILVLASWSVFYAVPGIAGLAAGVVLLDLGVQATQISNQHRIYALRAEARSRINTIYMCLMFLGGAAGSMLGNLAWHSGGWTLLCLLGATITALAMGVHVTAARSQRRS, from the coding sequence ATGTCCCAAGATTCGCATTCCCTGCAATCCTCGACAAGCGCTGGCCAGCCTCCCCCGTCGTCGGATAGTTCTGCGGCAGCACCGGCCTTCATCCAATGGGTTCTGTCCGTCTGTGTCGCCTGCACGGTCGGAGCCATTTACTACAATCAGCCGATGCTGGGGGCGATCAGCAAACAGTTCCCCGATCATCCTGTCGCCATCGGCATGATCCCCACAGCAACCCAGCTCGGCTATGCGCTGGGTTTGCTGCTGCTGGTTCCGCTCGGCGATATGTTGCCGAGACGCCGTCTGATCCTGATCCAGACTGTGGCAGCAGCGCTGACGCTGATATTCGCCGGGCTGGTGCAGAGCGCCGCCGGACTGGCGGCTGTTTCAGTGCTGGTCGGGGTGGGGGCGTCTGTCACCCAGCAGATCGTTCCGCTGGCCGCCGCTCTGGCCGCACCATCACGCCGGGGTGCCGCTGTCGGCATGGTGATGAGCGGGCTGTTCTGCGGCACTCTGCTCAGTCGCACCCTGTCAGGCTGGATCACCGACATGTTCGGCTGGCACGCCGCTTTTGAGGGAGGCGCCGTGCTCGATCTTCTGGCGGCACTGGCTCTGGCGATCACGCTGCCCTCTCTGCCCCCGGTGACACGCACCCGCTATGGCGCGTTACTGCTGTCGCTCGGCACATTGTGGAAGCAGGAACCAGTCCTGCGACGCTCAGCCTTTATCCAGATCGGACAGTTCGCCGCGTTCAGTATTTTCTGGTCCATTCTGGCATTACGCCTGGAACAACCTCCTTTTGAACTGGGGGCGGGCGCAGCCGGATTATTCGGTGTCCTCGGCATTGCCGGCATTCTGATCGCCCCCGTGGCCGGACGTCTGGCGGATCGGCGAGGGCCGGAGCTGATGATCGGGGTTGGCCTGATTCTGGTGCTGGCAAGCTGGAGTGTATTCTACGCCGTACCAGGCATCGCCGGACTTGCCGCGGGGGTTGTGCTGCTGGATCTGGGGGTGCAGGCCACACAGATCTCCAATCAGCACCGTATCTATGCCCTGCGGGCAGAAGCGCGCTCCCGAATCAACACGATCTACATGTGCTTGATGTTTTTGGGCGGGGCGGCCGGATCGATGCTGGGCAACCTCGCATGGCACAGCGGTGGCTGGACTCTGCTGTGCCTGCTGGGGGCCACCATCACTGCACTTGCCATGGGCGTGCATGTAACGGCAGCCCGATCGCAAAGGCGGTCATAA
- a CDS encoding APC family permease: protein MAGRLKRDVGPWALMFTGLGSIIGSGWLFGAARAANLAGPGAIFAWLLGMGIVLLFALLGTELGTMMPESGGMVRYARYSHGSLLGFLTAWANWISIVSVIPIEAEASVQYMSSWPYPWAQHLMVNGELTGFALMLSAGLVIIYFLLNYWGVKLFARANSAITVFKIIIPAATAVALMASSFHAPNVSGAGSGGMLPYGLAGVLTAIATSGIVFAFNGFQSPLNLAGEARNPSRSVPFAVVGSVLLSGAIYVLLQVAYLGVVDPAQIVNGWAHVTFDSPFAQLALALNLNWLAMLLYLDAFVSPSGTGTTYMASTTRMLHGMQRNGTAPDALGVVHPVYGIPRGALWCNLGVSFIFLYFFRGWGSLAAAISVATIISYVMIPICAMSLRRTARDMNRPVRLPGIYVIGHFAFMCASLLLYWARWPLTGYIILLLIAALPIYIYYQSKKGWVGAGDDVRAARWFVLYLLVMAALSWAGSAAFGGHDYLPYGWDMVIVSVISLVFSNWGVRSGWRTDALEIAEQEHAAK from the coding sequence ATGGCTGGGCGATTGAAGCGGGATGTGGGTCCCTGGGCTTTGATGTTTACTGGTCTTGGATCAATTATCGGTTCAGGATGGTTATTTGGTGCGGCGCGAGCAGCCAATCTTGCCGGGCCAGGCGCAATTTTTGCGTGGCTGCTGGGAATGGGCATCGTGCTGCTTTTTGCGCTGCTGGGTACCGAACTTGGTACGATGATGCCGGAATCCGGTGGCATGGTGCGTTATGCACGCTACAGCCATGGTTCCCTGCTTGGGTTTCTGACAGCATGGGCCAACTGGATTTCCATTGTCAGCGTTATTCCGATCGAGGCTGAAGCCTCGGTTCAGTATATGAGTTCATGGCCCTATCCATGGGCGCAGCATCTCATGGTGAACGGGGAACTGACAGGTTTTGCGCTGATGTTGTCGGCCGGCCTGGTGATTATTTACTTTTTGCTGAATTACTGGGGCGTCAAACTGTTTGCACGGGCCAATTCAGCCATTACCGTTTTCAAAATCATTATTCCGGCGGCAACGGCAGTGGCGTTGATGGCATCCTCTTTTCATGCCCCCAATGTCAGCGGGGCTGGAAGTGGTGGCATGCTGCCTTACGGCCTGGCCGGTGTACTGACCGCCATTGCCACATCCGGTATTGTCTTTGCTTTCAACGGGTTTCAAAGTCCGCTGAATTTGGCAGGGGAAGCGCGTAATCCATCACGCAGCGTCCCGTTTGCAGTGGTCGGTTCCGTGTTGTTGTCCGGTGCGATTTATGTGTTGCTTCAGGTGGCTTATCTGGGTGTCGTCGACCCTGCGCAGATTGTGAATGGCTGGGCGCATGTAACCTTTGATTCGCCTTTTGCGCAGCTTGCTCTGGCTCTCAACCTGAACTGGCTGGCGATGCTGCTGTATCTGGACGCATTCGTCAGCCCCAGCGGCACCGGTACAACCTATATGGCCAGTACCACGCGTATGCTGCACGGAATGCAGCGCAATGGCACGGCACCGGATGCGCTGGGTGTCGTGCATCCTGTTTATGGGATTCCGCGTGGGGCATTGTGGTGCAATCTCGGTGTCTCGTTTATTTTTCTGTATTTCTTTCGTGGCTGGGGATCACTGGCAGCAGCCATTTCAGTGGCAACGATCATCAGCTATGTGATGATACCGATCTGTGCCATGAGCCTGCGTCGTACCGCACGTGATATGAATCGCCCGGTGCGTTTGCCGGGGATTTATGTCATTGGCCATTTCGCTTTCATGTGCGCGTCGCTGTTGTTGTACTGGGCGCGCTGGCCTTTGACCGGTTACATCATCCTGCTGCTGATCGCCGCCTTGCCCATCTATATCTACTACCAGAGCAAAAAAGGCTGGGTTGGGGCCGGTGATGATGTGCGGGCTGCAAGATGGTTCGTATTGTATCTTCTCGTTATGGCGGCCCTGTCATGGGCAGGCAGTGCCGCGTTCGGAGGGCATGATTACCTGCCTTATGGATGGGACATGGTGATTGTGTCGGTGATTTCGCTGGTCTTCAGCAATTGGGGTGTGCGCAGCGGCTGGCGCACGGATGCACTGGAGATTGCGGAGCAGGAGCACGCGGCAAAATAG